Genomic DNA from Peribacillus simplex:
TAAACCTTTAAAAAGCTGTAGACAAACTCGATTATCGAGTTCGCCTACAGGCTGAAACGCTCTAAATGGCGTTTTGTTAATGGTAGGGTTTATCTACAAGATTTCTTGAATCTTTAAAAATACAACACACAAAACTTCCGATTTACCCTTTGAAAGGAGCATTTAGCTCCTAATCTAATTTGAAATGTAAGATGTGGGAATTCCACCCTTAGGAATATGGTGCCCTCTATTTTTCCCCGGTCTATTCCGTTGTAGTCTCCAATTCACTATTAACCCGATATATCTTTCTAGGTCTTCCTTTAGCTGTAGGTGCTTCTTCACCAATTATTTCGGCAATCTCCTGCTCGACTAAACCATTAAGAATTCGCCGTGCGTTCCGGGGGGTCATTTTTAACCATTCTGCAAGAATTGATGCTGTTATAGAGTGGTTCCCCGTTCTTTTTTGTACAGACAAAATCTTGTTAAGTGTTGTAATCGTGACTCCACACTGTTTAAGTTTTTCACTGATTTCCTTATTCTCCGTCCGATAGCCAAAAGAAATGCTTTCTTGTTCTTTAAGAGGACCTTCAATAATCCCTCTATCATCTACAAGGAATGCACAAAAAGAATCGTAATTTTGTGCATGATTTAAAGCAAGTCGTGCATTTTCCTCCGCAGCCAATGCAGTTTCCCCATAGCCGATCCCAACATTCGATGGTAATTCCGATATTAAAGCTAATTTTTCCAATAGATCCCCAATTTGTTGCCCTGTTTCTTTTATGGAACCTCTCGTGGAGAAAATTACAAATGTTCCAACCCCAAGAGGTACAAAAGTGCCGAAAATCGATTCGGAAAAGTTTAATACGGCATCTTGTACCTTTAAGTTCAAGCGATGTAAATCGTAGGATATGGTGTGGTGATTCATGTTTGTATCCATATTCTCTACCTTGATAAATATAGCAGCAATTTGTGATTGTTTAAAATGAAGGGTTTCCCATTTTTGGATCGCTGTTTTTAGCGTTTCACGTATGTTGCTACGTGTAGGGGTAACTCGATAAACAGGAATTCCTTGTAACTTCAATTTTTCGTATACAAAGTACAGACAGGTAATGCAAATATCAACTTGTCCCTCTTTAAATAGTTTTTGATGAAATGCAAGAAGATCCTGGAGAGTAGTATCATGAAGATATTCATGAACATGAATATCTTCATATGAAATGCCCAGATCATGATATGTCTCATATACATCACTTTCTTTAAGCAAATCTATACTCATCCGATTGAGGCTTTTAGAATCTTTATAACCTACTTCCACCAACGTTTTTGTTAAGCTTGCCCCATCTAAGTTAAGATAAAAAAAAGGTTGTTTGGAACCGCTTTTTTCAACAAAAGGATAGAGGGCTGGACCCGCAAAAATCCAAAGGTCGACCAACAGTTGATTTTGTTTCACGATATTTGTCGCCTCTTCAGCATTTTGATATCCAAATGGAATCGGGTACAGTCTGTCGGAGTATTCTTTTGCAATATCGCATATAATCTGTACATAGTCACTTGGACCAACAATTCCGGCTTTTATTTTCATAGTCGAACACCACCTAATAGAATAACTTGCAAATTTTTCAAAAATGTTATGTATTATATAGGGAAATATATTAATTAATCGATTAATTCCAGCATTTTGCTTACTAATTTGTTAGGGTTTTCTTTAATTGATTATAACAATTATAGTAAACATTAGTATATATGTTGAATGAATTGCTCTATTGCAACAAGCAGCATTTCTTCCTTTAAAAGAAACGGACCTTTAATGGATAATCAAGAAAAATAAAATTATAAGAATTGTTAGAAAATTCAGTTGACATTCCGCTGGATTTTTTTTATGATTTATTTAAGGAACACATTGAGAATAATTCCTTAAATAAAAAAGGGGGATGCATTTTATATGAGTAATAACTCTTCTCGGGATAATCAATCGTTGCAGTTAGTGAGTCCTGAATCGTTTAGAAATGTAATCAGTCATTTCACAAGCGGAGTATCGATAATTACAGTAAGGGAAGGTGAAATAGATTATGGGATTACTGCCAGCGCAGTTAGTTCTGTGTCTCTTGAGCCTCCAATGCTACTTGTATGTGCCAATAAAAATACAGGTACATGCCATGCTATTTCGAAAGCGGGTTCATTTACTGTAAACATTCTTGCTGAAAACCAGGGGGAGCTTGCGATGCAGTTTGCCAGGTCGAACACTGAGAAGTTCAAAGGTGTGGAAATGTCCTATGGCGAACTGGGTAACCCCGTTTTAAATAACACACTTGCCCAGATTGAATGCCGGGTGGTCGAAGAAGTAACAGGAGGTACTCATTCCGTCTTTCTGGCGGAGGTTCAAAAAGCCCATGCACTCATAGGGGATCCGCTCGTGTATTTCAAAGGAGAATTTGGCTCGTTCAAGAAAGCTTAAAACTGAAGGAAAACAAGCTGTTTGTCTAAGCCCATTCAAAATGAAAATTGGATAACAAATCATCTAAAAGGAGGAAATAGTATGGCTTTAATGACTGGTAAGCAATATCGTGAATCATTGAATGACGGCAGGGAAGTATTCATCGATGGGGAAAGGGTCAAAAATGTAGCTGAACACCCATCATTTAAACCGATAGTTGATGTGAAAGCAAGAATGTATGACATGCCCTTTGAACCTGAAAATAAGGAGAAGTTAACAACTAGATTGGAAGATGGCGAAGTCGTTTCACGAGCGTATAAAGCTCCAAAGACTAAAGAGGATTTAACTGGAATCCGCAATCACGTGGAAACCGTGCTTGATGATCTTGGCGGAGTGGTATACCGTGTTGGGGATGAAACGATAGGTGAAATGTGGTCCTTATATGACGCGCAGGATAAATTAAATGAAATTAACCCTACTTATGCGAAAAATATTGCGAATCATATCGATAGAGTGGCAAGAGAAGATTTGTTCCATGTTTCCGCTAATACGGATCCAAAAGGTGACCGAAGCAAACTTTTTAGCGGAAAAGATGGCGGAACCCTGCTGCATGTTGTTGAAGAAAACGATAAAGGAATTGTCGTAAAAGGTGCGAAGTTTGAAACGGCTGCCGCCTATGCTCACCAGGCATTCGTTAAACCGACTATCTTGAATTGGGAAGCCGGAGAAGAAACTATGGCGCCATTCGCTTGTGGATTCATCGCTGATATGGGAGCTCCCGGATTAAAGCACATTTGCCGTACGTCTCTCGGGACAGGAAAAAATGATACAGATTATCCGATCTCTACAAAATTTGAAGAAATTGATACATTGCTAATATTCGATAACGTACTAATTCCATGGGAAAATGTCTTGTTCCATCGTTCATTAGCCTCTGCAGCGTACATTCGTTCCACACTGCATCGGTATTCTGCCTTTAACTACGTCCTAAGAGTATTGCGCAGAGCAGATTATTTGCTAGGAACGGCTTTATTGAACGTTGAACAAACAGGTCTGACAAAGCTGCAGGCAGTAAGGGAAAAAATATCTCAGCTTATTAATTATCGTGAAGGAATTAATGCTCATTTAACAGCAGCTGTTGCAAATGCGGAAGTCAGCCCCGGAGGTTTAATGATGCCAAACCAATCTCTTCTGTACACTGGCCGTGTATTTGCACTATCTAATTTCCCGGCGATGGCGCATTTAACAAGGGAACTCGTAGGAGGGCAACTAGCCGTTACACCAGATTCCGAAACGTTTGCAGATCCAGTGATTCAAGAATATGTTGATAAGTACTATTCCGTTGGTGAGTGGAGCGCGAAAGAAAGAGGAAAATTACTATACTTTGCGAGAGACCTCTTGAATTCTTCTTACGCAGGCCATAGAACTACTTTTGAATTGTTTGCTCAAAGTCCTCCATTTGCTCAACAGATGTCAGTTTTCAATAGCTTCGATATGGAAGCACAGCGCGAAATGGTTCGTAAAGCAGCGGATTTAAAAGCGGCTATTACTGTTACTAATCAGTAATCTTGAATATAGAAAGGGGAAGTTTTCATTGGAAATACATACACAAGGCACCTTACAGCTTTCTGAATCGGTTCTATCGATTGGTGCACTCGACGGCATCCACAGGGGGCATCAAGCATTGCTATTAAAGGCAAAAGAACGGGCCATGAAGCTTGGAGTTCCTTTTGTTGTATATACTTTTGATCCTCCTCCAAAAGTCTTTTTTAAAGGATGCCAACTGTTAATGTCAGTGGAAGAGAAGCTTCAGCGCCTCGAAATGCTAGGAGTTGACCATGTTATAGTCGGTCCATTTGATGAAGCGTTTACTCAAAAGGAAGTTCCGGTATTCATTGAAGAATTAAAAGAAATAAATCCCATTGAAATCTGGGAAGGCCCTAACTTCTTATTCGGAAAAAATAGAAAGGGCACCATCGATGTATTACGCCGCTATTTTAAAGTAGAAGTGTTACAGCCCCTGACATGTGAACGAGGTGAAATGATCTCTTCTTCACGCATTCGCAAGCTTTTGCAACAAGGAAACTACCCTCAGGCAAAAAAGCTGCTAGGGGCCGAGTGTTTTACGATGATTTCAATGTGTGAGAACCCATATGCCAGAAAAAATAGGTTGGAAATTCAATAATATAATAAGAAGCAAGGGAGAATTAAGAAAATGGAAATTAAAAGATACCGTAAATTTGAAACGAATAAATTTTATCCAGCTGATATGGGGGAGGAATCTCATCACGTAGCAAATGAGTTTTCTATGGTTGTCCGTGCTGGAAACCGTATCTTCATGAGAGGGCAAACTGCATTTGATCTGGAAGGTAATTTTCACGGGGAGAATGATGTTACTGAACAGACAGAGAATGCTTGTCGCTGCATCAAGCAGTTGCTTGAAGAAGCAGGGGGGCGAATGGAAGACGTTTGCAAACTCACAACTTATGTCACTGATCGTTCCTATCGAAAAGAAGCCTACGCTGTTATTGCTAAGCATTTTAAAGGCGTATATCCAGTTAGTACAGGACTTGTCGTCAATGGGCTGGCTCTTCCTGAAATGCTGGTGGAAATAGACGTCGAAGCAATTATTAGCGGTAAGGAATAAGGGGATATGTCGAATATAAAATAAATGAATGGAGCAGCAACTATTGAAAAGAATCATGCTTGTTGCTCCTTATTTTCTCAAGGGAGGATTAAAAATGAACATAACAAGTACGTTTTCCGTGGCAGGACGTTGCTCTAGAACAGGAGCTTTAGGAGCTATTGTCACTTCCAGCAGCCCAGCTGTTGGGGCAAGATGTCCCTGGGTCAAATCAAATATAGGTGTCATCCTGACGCAAAATGTCACAGATCCCAGACTAGCAGACATAGGACTTTCAGCTTTGGAAAAAGGTTACGGCGCCCTGGCGTCAATTCGGACAATGGTGGCTGCCTCGGACTTTCCTGATTTTAGACAGCTGGCTGTTGTCGATACGAACGGGGAATCAAGCGTGTTTACAGGTGAAAAAGCGCTTGGAGTACACGGGGACTATTATGCTGATAATGTTGCCAGCATAGGTAACCTGTTAAGCAATCCAGAAATCCCAAAAGCGATGGGCCAACATTTTCTTGAACGGAAGGACCTTTCTTTACCTGAGCGCTTAATTTCAGCTCTTGAACTCGGTTTTAACATGGGAGGGGAGCTTGATCAAGAACATTCTATTGCACTCTTGGTCTATCATCCGGATACTCCGTTTGCTTATGTAGATCTGCGTGTTGATTATAGCGATGATCCACTAAATGATTTGAAAAAACTATGGGAGATTTATAGTCCGCAAGCGGAAAATTATAAATCTAGGGCAATTGAGCCGGAGCTTGCACCTTCCTATGGGGTAAAAGGTGACGAATAAAAGGTAACGCTAACCAGTTTGGAGTTCCTGGGAGAAGGGTGGCAGTGAGCAGCTATGAAAATCGATATTGACCGTTTATTGTCGGACATCAAGGAGTATGCTGAATACGGAAAAAATGATCAAGGAGGGGTGACAAGGCCCAGTTTTTCACAAGCCGATCATGAAGTGCGTGCACGGTTTATAAAGGAATTAGAGGACATGGATTTAAAGGTCACTATTGACGGGGCCGCCAATATTTGGGGTAGGCACAAGGGGAGTGGAAAAAAACAAGGCAGTATTGTCATTGGATCACACCTTGATTCCGTTCCGAATGGAGGTAAGTATGATGGCCCGTTAGGTGTTCTTATGGCGAAAGAAATTATTAAAACATTAATTGAAAATAACGTGATTCTTGACCATGACTTGGAAATCGTTTCATTTACGGCAGAAGAATCGAATGATTTTAACTTATCAACGTTCGGAAGCCGTTCTTTCGTCGGCCGATTGAAAATCGAGATGCTGAAAGATGTCTTTGATTCAACAGGTGCCCGGCTTAGTGAAGAACTGATTAAAGCTGGGGGAGGCCTTGATAAATTCCCAATGATGAAGGAAATGGGAAAGAACAAAAAGGGTTTTATTGAACTGCACATTGAGCAGGGACAGCGGTTGGAAAGTAAAAATATATCCATGGCGGTCATCAACAGAGTTGTCGGAACTTATCGAAGTAAAGTAAGGGTTATCGGGCAGTCTAACCACTCCGGTACGACAATGATGGAACATCGGAAGGATGCATTGACTGCTGTAGCTGAAATGATCCTTGAAGTGGAACGTCAATGCCAAGAAAGTAGCAGCAGTGTAGTTGGAACAGTCGGTAAATTGAATGTTTTACCGAATGCAGCAAATATTATTCCAGGACAAGTTGATTTTATCTATGAAGTCAGAGGAGAAACAGAAGAGGGAATTCAACATAAGGTCAACTTAATACAGAGCGCTTGGGAAGAAATCGCCAGGAAAAGAAAGGTGGACATTCAGCACCGAGTTTTTCTTGATCAAAAACCAGTTGTTTTGGATGAGGATATTGTTCATATATTACAAAGCACAGCTCATGAGATGGAAGAACCTTTTATGACGTTCTCCAGTATGGCGATACATGATGCAGCTCATATGGCAATGATTACAAAATCAGCCATGGTCTTCGTGAAAAGCGTTGATGGGAAGAGTCATTGTCCGGAAGAATACAGTCTGCCTAAGGATATTGAAAAAGCCGGTAACTTAATTTTGCAGGGAATTATGAACATTGATCGGGAATTGACGTAAAATTCCTCGGTTTATGAGTTCAAGTTTTTAAATAGTATAGTCAGCTTTACATGATGGCTCCGAATTTTCATGAAGGATATTTGCATTTTCAAACAAATAAGCTCCTTGCTGTTTTTTTCTATTAGAAATATTGCTCCGTTCGTTACTTTTTACAAAAAATGATAGAGTAATACCCTCTATTAATAAATAAGTATGGCTTTAGAGATTAAATAGAGTTAAATTCTATTATGGTAGCTTTTTAATTACATGATGCCAATTTAAAAAAGTCAGGGGGATTGATTAATGGCATTTGTAACTGACAAACGCTCATTTTAACCGTTTGAGATTGTAAGCGCTATCAAATTTTTAAAAAATTCTTAGATAGTAATCGAAACTTGAAGTTAAAAAGTAAACGGGGAGTGAGAATGAGTGAAACAGGAAAACAATGTGAATGTGGTGAAAACCCCTTCTAAATGGCTTGCTTTAATACCAATCGTGTTTATGGCATGTGCACTGGCAATTGGAATTGGTGTTTATGGTGCTGATACACATGTACCCCTTTTAATAAGTACGGTCGTTGCAGTGATCGTCGCTTTGAAGCTTGGTCATAATTGGCATTCAATTGAAGAACATTTAGTAAAAACAATTAGTGTATCAATTAAAGCCTTACTGATACTAGTGATAATCGGGGCCTTCATTGGAGCTTGGATGGCATCTGGAATTGTGCCATCGATGGTTTATTATGGATTAGGGGTCGTATCTCCAACGTATTTTCTTGTTACAGCCTGCATCATTTCTGTTCTTGTCAGCATCGCTGGAAATGCCTGGTTTGCTGCTGGTACGATTGGAGTAGCGTTAATGGGAATTGGGCATGGCTTGGGTGTTCCATTACCGATGGTTGCTGGTGCAGTCGTATCGGGTGTTTATTTCGGTGATAAGATGAGCCCTTTATCGGATGTGACGAACTTCACCTCGGCGGTTGTGGGTGTAGACCTTTTTGAACATATTAGGAACCTAATGAACACTACATTCCCCACACTCATTATTTCGCTAATGCTGTATGCATTTCTCGGGTTTAAATTTCGTGGAGAAGGTGCAGATTTGTCACAGGCTGAAAAGATTCAAGGAATTCTTTCAGATCAATTCGTTATCTCGCCGTTTTTATTAATTCCGTTACTATTTATTGCGCTAATTTTCATTTTGAAGATACCGGCCATTCCTGGCTTGACTGTCGGGGTCCTTATTGGTGGGGCTTGTTCCCTATTTGTCCAAAAGACTTCGTTAGGTAATATGATTAACATCATGAATAATGGTTATACTGCCAAAACGGGTTACAAAGTTACGGATGAATTGTTAAACCAAGGTGGGATTCAAGATATGATGTATACGGTTTCTTTAATCCTTATCGCTCTATCATTCGGCGCTATTCTCGAAAAAGCGAAAATATTGGAAACTCTTCTTGGTTCGCTGCTTCGGAAAGTAAAACGGACAGGCAGCTTAATTACAGCGACTGCTGGTACGTGTATCGCTTCAAACATCGTAGGATGTGACCAATTCATGTCCGTTATTATCCCTGGACGCATGTATTTGAATGAATATAAAAAACGGGGGCTGCATCCGAAATTGCTCGGACGTACATTGGAAGATTGCGGGACAGTGACAGCAAGTCTTATTCCATGGACTACTTGTGGTATTTTTATGTTTTCTGTTCTAGGTGTTTCTCCGATTGAATATGCGCCGTATGCATTCTTTTGCTATATCAGTACTTTTGTAGCTATCGCTTTTGGATATTTAAATATAAAAATCAACCGTTTAGAAGTAGAAGAACTAGCTGGAATAAGAAGTGATAATAAAGATAAAGATCTCGAATCTTCTTTTCCAATGGAATAAAAATCATATAAAACAACCGGGTTAATTATTCAGATTATTGACAATAGTCTAATTATAATATATATTTTTATTTAAGGAATAATTCCTTATTTGTTCTCAATATAAATTTTACTAGGTTAATAGCAAAAGTGTTTCATTTTAGGGATTTTAAATAGTTATTACATTGGGAGGTATGGAACATGGTAATTTCTAAAACCGAGTCGAGAATCGAAAAATTAATTGAATCAGACAAAAAACATTATCTTCATCCAACGACTGTACCTAAATTGTTTATTGAAAATGGCCCAAAAATAATTTTTCAAGAAGGAAATGGGATCCGTGTAACAGACATTAAAGGTGATACATATATTGATGGCGCTTCCATGCTTTGGAATGTGAATTTAGGACATGGAAACAAGGAACTTGCGCAGGCTTCATATGATCAGATGTCTACTCTTGCTTACAGTTCTTCATTCTATGGCTACTCAAATGAAAAAGCTGTTCGCTTGGCCGAAAAAGTAGTTTCCGTTGCACCTGGTGATTTAAGTGCTATCTTTTTCACATCC
This window encodes:
- a CDS encoding flavin reductase family protein, which encodes MSNNSSRDNQSLQLVSPESFRNVISHFTSGVSIITVREGEIDYGITASAVSSVSLEPPMLLVCANKNTGTCHAISKAGSFTVNILAENQGELAMQFARSNTEKFKGVEMSYGELGNPVLNNTLAQIECRVVEEVTGGTHSVFLAEVQKAHALIGDPLVYFKGEFGSFKKA
- a CDS encoding 4-hydroxyphenylacetate 3-hydroxylase family protein — translated: MALMTGKQYRESLNDGREVFIDGERVKNVAEHPSFKPIVDVKARMYDMPFEPENKEKLTTRLEDGEVVSRAYKAPKTKEDLTGIRNHVETVLDDLGGVVYRVGDETIGEMWSLYDAQDKLNEINPTYAKNIANHIDRVAREDLFHVSANTDPKGDRSKLFSGKDGGTLLHVVEENDKGIVVKGAKFETAAAYAHQAFVKPTILNWEAGEETMAPFACGFIADMGAPGLKHICRTSLGTGKNDTDYPISTKFEEIDTLLIFDNVLIPWENVLFHRSLASAAYIRSTLHRYSAFNYVLRVLRRADYLLGTALLNVEQTGLTKLQAVREKISQLINYREGINAHLTAAVANAEVSPGGLMMPNQSLLYTGRVFALSNFPAMAHLTRELVGGQLAVTPDSETFADPVIQEYVDKYYSVGEWSAKERGKLLYFARDLLNSSYAGHRTTFELFAQSPPFAQQMSVFNSFDMEAQREMVRKAADLKAAITVTNQ
- a CDS encoding FAD synthetase family protein — translated: MEIHTQGTLQLSESVLSIGALDGIHRGHQALLLKAKERAMKLGVPFVVYTFDPPPKVFFKGCQLLMSVEEKLQRLEMLGVDHVIVGPFDEAFTQKEVPVFIEELKEINPIEIWEGPNFLFGKNRKGTIDVLRRYFKVEVLQPLTCERGEMISSSRIRKLLQQGNYPQAKKLLGAECFTMISMCENPYARKNRLEIQ
- a CDS encoding RidA family protein, with amino-acid sequence MEIKRYRKFETNKFYPADMGEESHHVANEFSMVVRAGNRIFMRGQTAFDLEGNFHGENDVTEQTENACRCIKQLLEEAGGRMEDVCKLTTYVTDRSYRKEAYAVIAKHFKGVYPVSTGLVVNGLALPEMLVEIDVEAIISGKE
- a CDS encoding DUF1028 domain-containing protein, which gives rise to MNITSTFSVAGRCSRTGALGAIVTSSSPAVGARCPWVKSNIGVILTQNVTDPRLADIGLSALEKGYGALASIRTMVAASDFPDFRQLAVVDTNGESSVFTGEKALGVHGDYYADNVASIGNLLSNPEIPKAMGQHFLERKDLSLPERLISALELGFNMGGELDQEHSIALLVYHPDTPFAYVDLRVDYSDDPLNDLKKLWEIYSPQAENYKSRAIEPELAPSYGVKGDE
- a CDS encoding M20 family metallo-hydrolase, whose product is MKIDIDRLLSDIKEYAEYGKNDQGGVTRPSFSQADHEVRARFIKELEDMDLKVTIDGAANIWGRHKGSGKKQGSIVIGSHLDSVPNGGKYDGPLGVLMAKEIIKTLIENNVILDHDLEIVSFTAEESNDFNLSTFGSRSFVGRLKIEMLKDVFDSTGARLSEELIKAGGGLDKFPMMKEMGKNKKGFIELHIEQGQRLESKNISMAVINRVVGTYRSKVRVIGQSNHSGTTMMEHRKDALTAVAEMILEVERQCQESSSSVVGTVGKLNVLPNAANIIPGQVDFIYEVRGETEEGIQHKVNLIQSAWEEIARKRKVDIQHRVFLDQKPVVLDEDIVHILQSTAHEMEEPFMTFSSMAIHDAAHMAMITKSAMVFVKSVDGKSHCPEEYSLPKDIEKAGNLILQGIMNIDRELT
- the nhaC gene encoding Na+/H+ antiporter NhaC; protein product: MKQENNVNVVKTPSKWLALIPIVFMACALAIGIGVYGADTHVPLLISTVVAVIVALKLGHNWHSIEEHLVKTISVSIKALLILVIIGAFIGAWMASGIVPSMVYYGLGVVSPTYFLVTACIISVLVSIAGNAWFAAGTIGVALMGIGHGLGVPLPMVAGAVVSGVYFGDKMSPLSDVTNFTSAVVGVDLFEHIRNLMNTTFPTLIISLMLYAFLGFKFRGEGADLSQAEKIQGILSDQFVISPFLLIPLLFIALIFILKIPAIPGLTVGVLIGGACSLFVQKTSLGNMINIMNNGYTAKTGYKVTDELLNQGGIQDMMYTVSLILIALSFGAILEKAKILETLLGSLLRKVKRTGSLITATAGTCIASNIVGCDQFMSVIIPGRMYLNEYKKRGLHPKLLGRTLEDCGTVTASLIPWTTCGIFMFSVLGVSPIEYAPYAFFCYISTFVAIAFGYLNIKINRLEVEELAGIRSDNKDKDLESSFPME